From Sphingomonas hengshuiensis, one genomic window encodes:
- a CDS encoding DUF3732 domain-containing protein — MSLRILEIGVYGYNGELSSVRLNPSGLSIITGASKTGKSSLIDIIEYCFGREQCHVSDGIIRQHVSWFGILLDRGDGRVFIARRNPKPPKTRNPDVYYAVGADLRMPEAVAWEPNLGVEDIETLLTSSVGIAENQTTVPEGQTRKPISANIRHALMFCIQDQDEIDSRKILFHRQGEPYLPQTIKDVLPYFLGAIDEDLLRHKVQLDVERKELRKLQKAADERKQLADLSTARTEDIFREAQSVGLLPPGQPPTQDVALSSLRAINPLIQEVPVPADSTEPIAVLRRERSALRRELTAVKERLRQIRSVEDVAGSFAREADEQRGRLATLGLIAKGDVETCALCGSGDVHVPSVAEMNETLSGIDEQLSQVRREVPRLQEAQSELVVRQNGIEDSLKRNQGQMDALAKQDEAFRTERDGQLRLARIMGRIAYFLETLPPPPIALVSVDEVEAARKRVAALEKLVDPENTAERLTSILNLIGEFMTRDSEKLDLEHSGSRLRLDIRQLAVIADTLDGPVPLFRMGSGENWVGYHVLAHLALHRWFRQKHRPVPAFLFFDQPSQAHYPAEQDRDGDISVLPDADREAVFKLFKLMFDVAEELSPHFQLIVTDHADLRDQWFADAVVARWRGDGLVPERWIDARR; from the coding sequence TTGAGCCTTAGGATTCTGGAGATCGGCGTCTACGGATACAATGGCGAGCTGAGCTCAGTGCGGCTTAACCCCTCTGGCCTGAGCATCATCACCGGTGCGTCGAAGACCGGAAAGTCTTCGCTCATAGACATCATTGAGTACTGCTTCGGCCGCGAGCAGTGCCACGTGTCGGACGGCATCATCCGCCAGCATGTCTCGTGGTTCGGCATTCTTCTCGACAGGGGGGACGGGCGTGTTTTCATCGCCCGTCGCAACCCCAAGCCGCCAAAAACCCGTAACCCGGATGTCTACTATGCGGTCGGGGCCGATCTGCGCATGCCCGAGGCCGTCGCGTGGGAACCCAATCTAGGTGTCGAGGACATCGAGACCCTTCTCACCTCGTCCGTCGGCATCGCTGAGAACCAGACAACCGTTCCGGAGGGTCAGACCCGCAAGCCGATCAGCGCGAATATCCGGCACGCCCTGATGTTCTGCATCCAAGATCAAGATGAGATCGACAGCCGCAAGATCCTCTTCCATCGGCAGGGCGAACCGTACCTTCCCCAGACGATCAAGGACGTGTTGCCCTATTTTCTGGGGGCCATCGATGAGGATCTGTTACGCCACAAGGTTCAGCTGGACGTCGAGAGGAAGGAGCTCAGGAAGCTGCAGAAGGCCGCCGACGAGCGGAAGCAGCTGGCTGACCTATCCACCGCCCGCACGGAGGACATCTTCCGGGAGGCCCAATCCGTAGGGTTGCTGCCGCCTGGGCAGCCTCCTACCCAAGACGTCGCGCTCAGCAGCCTGCGCGCTATCAACCCCCTCATCCAAGAGGTCCCCGTTCCCGCCGACTCTACCGAGCCGATCGCCGTTCTCCGCCGTGAGCGATCGGCGCTCCGGCGGGAGCTGACTGCAGTCAAAGAGCGTCTGCGGCAGATCAGAAGCGTCGAGGACGTGGCCGGCAGCTTCGCCCGCGAGGCCGATGAGCAGCGAGGTCGATTGGCGACATTGGGACTAATCGCGAAGGGCGACGTTGAGACCTGCGCACTTTGCGGGTCAGGCGACGTGCACGTTCCTTCCGTGGCTGAGATGAATGAGACCCTAAGCGGCATCGACGAGCAGTTGAGTCAGGTTCGACGTGAGGTGCCACGACTTCAGGAGGCGCAGTCCGAACTCGTCGTGAGGCAGAACGGTATTGAGGATAGTCTCAAGCGCAATCAGGGGCAGATGGACGCCCTGGCTAAGCAGGACGAGGCGTTCCGCACTGAGAGGGACGGGCAGCTTCGTCTCGCCCGCATTATGGGCCGGATCGCCTATTTCCTCGAGACGCTCCCTCCGCCGCCGATCGCATTGGTTTCGGTCGACGAGGTCGAGGCTGCACGCAAGCGGGTCGCGGCGCTGGAGAAGCTGGTCGACCCCGAGAACACCGCCGAGCGATTGACGTCGATCCTGAATCTGATTGGCGAGTTCATGACACGCGATTCCGAGAAGCTCGACCTCGAGCATAGCGGCAGCAGGCTCCGGCTCGACATCCGGCAGCTAGCCGTCATCGCTGACACACTCGACGGGCCGGTTCCCCTCTTCAGGATGGGAAGTGGCGAGAATTGGGTTGGCTATCACGTTCTCGCCCATCTCGCGCTGCATCGTTGGTTCAGGCAGAAGCATCGTCCCGTCCCGGCATTCCTGTTCTTCGATCAGCCCTCGCAGGCGCATTATCCGGCCGAACAGGATCGCGACGGTGACATATCTGTTCTGCCGGACGCCGACCGCGAGGCCGTGTTCAAACTTTTCAAGCTGATGTTCGATGTCGCGGAGGAACTGTCGCCTCACTTCCAGCTGATCGTCACCGATCACGCCGACCTCAGAGACCAGTGGTTCGCGGATGCTGTGGTCGCCCGCTGGCGAGGTGACGGGCTCGTGCCCGAGCGTTGGATCGACGCACGCCGGTAA
- a CDS encoding IS110 family RNA-guided transposase: MTITTIGLDLAKSVFQAHGIDESGATVLVKKLHRKQMLPFFSKLPPCLIAVEACGTAHHWARTLAAMGHEVRLIPPSYVKAYVKRGKSDALDAEAICEAVQRPTMRFVPVKTIEQQGILMTHRARSLLVRQRTMLANALRAHLAELGHVANPGIGNLAKLAEQVMADRNALPSYARTALEILIRQIMAVSAEIAELDQQLAAWHTESEASRRLAAIPGLGIITATAIAATVTDAEQFSSGRQFAAWLGLTPQQHSTGGKTRLGGISKQGDRYLRRLLVVGATAVMRHVKDKPTPMADWIRKLSEKKPFRLVSVALANKLARIAWVVLTRKEAYHPYANLT; encoded by the coding sequence ATGACGATCACGACGATTGGGCTCGATCTGGCGAAGAGCGTATTCCAGGCACACGGCATCGACGAGAGCGGTGCCACGGTGCTGGTGAAGAAACTGCACCGCAAGCAGATGCTGCCTTTCTTCTCGAAGCTGCCGCCTTGCCTGATCGCGGTGGAGGCCTGCGGAACCGCGCATCACTGGGCTCGCACGCTTGCAGCGATGGGCCACGAAGTCCGCCTGATACCGCCATCGTACGTCAAGGCTTACGTGAAGCGGGGCAAGAGCGATGCGCTAGACGCCGAAGCGATCTGCGAAGCCGTGCAGCGGCCGACAATGCGGTTCGTACCCGTCAAGACGATCGAGCAGCAGGGCATTCTTATGACCCATCGCGCCCGATCCCTTCTCGTACGGCAACGGACGATGCTCGCCAACGCTCTGCGTGCGCATCTTGCCGAGCTGGGCCACGTTGCCAACCCCGGCATTGGCAACCTCGCCAAGCTGGCCGAGCAGGTGATGGCTGACAGGAATGCCTTGCCATCCTACGCCCGTACGGCATTGGAGATATTGATCCGACAGATCATGGCCGTCAGCGCCGAGATTGCGGAACTGGATCAGCAGCTTGCCGCTTGGCATACCGAGAGCGAGGCCAGTCGCCGACTTGCCGCGATCCCCGGCCTCGGCATCATCACGGCAACAGCAATAGCTGCAACCGTTACGGATGCCGAGCAGTTCTCTTCAGGCAGGCAGTTCGCCGCCTGGCTCGGTCTGACACCGCAACAACACTCAACCGGGGGAAAAACCAGACTTGGCGGCATCTCCAAACAGGGCGACCGATACCTGCGCCGATTGCTCGTCGTCGGAGCCACCGCAGTCATGCGCCACGTCAAGGATAAGCCAACGCCGATGGCGGACTGGATCAGGAAGCTCTCCGAGAAAAAGCCCTTCCGGCTCGTCTCGGTGGCCCTGGCTAACAAACTCGCTCGGATCGCTTGGGTCGTGCTGACCCGCAAGGAGGCCTATCACCCTTACGCCAATTTGACCTGA
- a CDS encoding IS630 family transposase (programmed frameshift), with product MTRAYSQDLRDRVIAAVEEEGLSRREAAGRYRISDAAAVRWLQALRQGRRGALAQGGDRRSRLSVHRAWLLALIDAEPDLTLLAVAERLLDEHGVKADAGMLSRFFTGNGISFSKKSVYASEQLRPDVVARREAWRAMQPMLSAKRLIFLDETGVTTNMVRRYGRGPRGKRVRGYAPAGHWKITTFLAGLTSDGIVAPFVVDEPMNRAIFTQYVRQYLVPELNPGDVVILDNLSSHKGAEAAALVEACGATLLFLPPYSPDLNPIEMVFAKLKHLLRKAGERSREGLWNRIGSLLDDFPPHQCTNYFRHAGYAAV from the exons ATGACCAGAGCGTATTCGCAGGATTTGCGCGATCGGGTGATTGCGGCAGTTGAGGAAGAGGGTTTGTCGCGGCGTGAGGCTGCGGGTCGCTATCGGATCAGCGACGCGGCAGCGGTGCGGTGGCTTCAGGCGCTGCGACAAGGTCGGCGCGGCGCGCTGGCGCAGGGCGGGGACCGTCGTTCTCGGTTATCGGTGCATCGTGCCTGGCTGTTGGCGCTGATCGACGCGGAGCCAGACCTGACGCTGCTTGCTGTGGCCGAGCGACTGCTGGACGAGCACGGCGTGAAGGCGGACGCCGGGATGCTGAGCCGCTTCTTCACGGGCAACGGGATCAGCTT TTCAAAAAAAAGCGTCTACGCCTCCGAACAGCTCCGGCCTGACGTGGTGGCGCGGCGCGAGGCATGGCGGGCAATGCAGCCGATGCTCAGCGCCAAGCGCCTGATCTTCCTCGACGAGACGGGTGTCACCACCAACATGGTCCGGCGCTACGGACGCGGGCCACGCGGAAAGCGGGTCCGCGGCTATGCCCCTGCCGGGCACTGGAAGATAACGACCTTCCTCGCAGGCCTCACGAGCGACGGGATCGTCGCACCTTTCGTCGTTGATGAGCCGATGAACCGGGCGATCTTCACCCAGTATGTCCGCCAATACCTGGTTCCCGAACTCAACCCCGGCGATGTCGTCATCCTTGATAACCTCTCCAGCCACAAAGGCGCAGAAGCTGCGGCGCTGGTCGAAGCCTGCGGGGCCACACTGCTCTTCCTGCCCCCCTACAGCCCCGATCTGAACCCGATCGAAATGGTCTTCGCCAAGCTCAAACACCTGCTGCGGAAAGCCGGCGAACGCTCCCGAGAAGGCCTCTGGAACCGCATCGGCTCGCTACTCGACGACTTCCCGCCGCACCAATGCACAAACTACTTCAGGCACGCCGGGTACGCTGCGGTGTGA
- a CDS encoding nucleotidyl transferase AbiEii/AbiGii toxin family protein, translated as MSRNISFCFPRSWSIMAEPYRDQVRLLLDILPLVMAEPVFALKGGTAINLFEWDMPRLSVDIDLTYLPNHDRKESLGAIGEALARIGAEIARRLPPTRVTQARQGGEGMEVKLNCQRVRTQVKIEVNPSLRGHLLPVRDLACSDQVQEQFEAFVEARCMSHGELFGGKICAALDRQHPRDLFDVKRLLDQEGLTDEVRLGAIAGFVSHGRPIAELVDPARKDQRETFRSQFEGMPFEPFSYDDHQATLERLVGALRGSFTDDDRAFLLSFEAGDPDWSRFPIAALAELPAPQFKLMNIRKFREASPERHKAVLNALEKSLISPASATVR; from the coding sequence ATGTCGCGAAATATCAGCTTCTGCTTCCCAAGGAGTTGGTCGATCATGGCTGAGCCTTATCGCGACCAGGTTCGGCTGCTCCTCGACATCCTGCCGCTGGTGATGGCGGAGCCGGTCTTTGCGCTCAAGGGCGGCACCGCCATCAACCTGTTCGAATGGGATATGCCGCGCCTCTCGGTCGATATCGATCTTACCTATCTGCCCAACCATGATCGCAAGGAGTCTCTCGGCGCGATCGGCGAAGCATTGGCGCGCATAGGTGCCGAGATCGCGCGGCGATTGCCGCCGACCCGTGTCACCCAGGCGCGACAGGGCGGCGAGGGCATGGAGGTGAAGCTCAATTGCCAGCGCGTCCGCACCCAGGTGAAGATCGAGGTCAATCCGTCTCTGCGTGGCCACCTATTGCCGGTGCGCGACCTGGCTTGCTCCGACCAGGTGCAGGAACAATTCGAAGCCTTCGTAGAGGCGCGATGCATGTCACACGGCGAGTTGTTCGGCGGAAAGATCTGCGCTGCGCTTGACCGGCAGCATCCCCGCGACCTGTTCGACGTCAAGCGCCTGCTCGACCAGGAAGGCCTGACGGACGAGGTTCGTCTTGGCGCGATCGCCGGCTTTGTCAGCCACGGCCGCCCGATCGCCGAACTCGTCGATCCCGCGCGCAAGGATCAGCGCGAGACCTTTCGGTCCCAGTTCGAAGGCATGCCCTTCGAGCCTTTCAGCTATGACGATCACCAGGCAACGCTCGAGCGCTTGGTCGGCGCGCTTCGCGGATCGTTCACCGATGACGATCGTGCCTTTCTCCTGTCCTTCGAGGCCGGCGATCCGGACTGGAGCCGCTTCCCAATCGCAGCGCTGGCCGAGTTGCCCGCGCCGCAGTTCAAACTGATGAACATCCGCAAATTTCGAGAAGCCAGCCCGGAGCGCCATAAGGCGGTTCTCAACGCGCTGGAGAAGTCGCTGATATCTCCCGCGTCCGCCACCGTCCGTTGA
- a CDS encoding type IV toxin-antitoxin system AbiEi family antitoxin yields the protein MRPLLDAWEPHSVATTAHLKTLGITPQDLQNYTSSRWLISLGRGAFKRPMETVTWQGALYSLQAQLRLPVHVGALTALEMSGNSHYVRFANTKAYLFSPLNVALPLWFRTHWGDDVRHVQTKLLPPELGLTEQQAPEGFALKTSGVERSALELLHLAPKEFDLVEAGMIIESMTSIRPKLMQSLLEQCTSIKVRRLFLYLAERADLPVVRHLDPDRIDLGTGDRSLVPNGRYVAKYQLLLPKELVDHG from the coding sequence TTGAGGCCGCTGCTCGACGCCTGGGAGCCGCACAGCGTCGCGACCACCGCCCATCTGAAGACCCTCGGCATAACGCCGCAGGATCTTCAGAACTACACCTCGTCGCGCTGGCTGATTTCGCTCGGCCGTGGCGCCTTCAAGCGTCCGATGGAGACGGTGACCTGGCAGGGCGCGCTGTACAGCCTGCAAGCCCAGCTGCGACTGCCCGTCCATGTAGGGGCGCTGACCGCGCTTGAGATGTCGGGCAACAGCCATTATGTCCGGTTTGCCAACACCAAGGCTTATCTGTTCTCGCCGCTCAACGTCGCGTTGCCGCTCTGGTTCAGAACCCATTGGGGTGATGACGTGCGGCATGTCCAAACCAAGCTCCTGCCTCCAGAACTCGGGCTGACAGAGCAGCAGGCACCCGAGGGCTTTGCGTTGAAGACATCTGGTGTCGAACGGTCCGCCCTGGAACTACTACATCTCGCGCCGAAGGAATTCGACCTCGTCGAGGCCGGGATGATCATCGAGAGCATGACCTCGATACGGCCAAAGCTCATGCAGAGCCTGCTGGAGCAATGCACCTCGATCAAGGTGCGAAGGCTGTTCCTCTACCTTGCGGAGCGTGCCGACCTGCCGGTCGTGCGCCATCTCGACCCTGACCGGATCGATCTCGGGACCGGGGATCGCAGCCTCGTGCCGAACGGGCGCTATGTCGCGAAATATCAGCTTCTGCTTCCCAAGGAGTTGGTCGATCATGGCTGA
- a CDS encoding helix-turn-helix transcriptional regulator, translating to MTTGTDTGVAQPSDRLLRLAEVRHRVGLGKTMIYAMIGEGRFPRPYKITAAAARWSEREIVAWVNDVKDGFEGKRRKV from the coding sequence ATGACCACCGGAACAGACACTGGCGTCGCGCAGCCATCCGATCGTTTGCTCCGCCTCGCAGAGGTTCGTCACCGAGTGGGTCTCGGCAAGACCATGATCTACGCCATGATCGGTGAGGGGCGCTTCCCGAGGCCATACAAAATCACCGCCGCGGCCGCGCGATGGAGCGAGCGCGAGATCGTGGCCTGGGTCAACGATGTGAAAGATGGCTTCGAGGGAAAGCGCCGCAAGGTGTAG
- a CDS encoding IS630 family transposase (programmed frameshift): MALSMDLRVRVLAAIDQGLNCRSAAFRFGVAPSTAIRWFGQRRATGTIAPKPRGGDMRSRRVEERAADILAIWEARKDISLEELRAALTEQGLSVSVAGLHRFFVRRGMTRKKRRGHASEQDRPEILKQRRDWFEGQIDLEPERLVFIDETWTATNMTRSHGRCPKGERLRMGYPHGHRKTTTLVAGLRMTGMIAPMVLDGPINGDWFEAYVAQVLVPQLRPGDVVIMDNLSSHKRASVRERIENAGATLRFLPPYSPDFNPIEKAFSRLKAMLRKIGERTVSGLWNQIATLVDIFLPNECANYFSSCGYDPE, from the exons ATGGCTCTTTCGATGGATTTGCGGGTTCGGGTTCTGGCGGCGATTGACCAAGGCTTGAACTGTCGGTCGGCAGCGTTTCGGTTTGGCGTTGCGCCATCGACGGCGATCCGGTGGTTCGGGCAGCGGCGGGCGACGGGCACCATTGCCCCCAAGCCTCGAGGCGGCGACATGCGGTCTCGCCGGGTCGAGGAGCGGGCAGCGGACATTCTGGCCATTTGGGAAGCGCGCAAGGACATCTCGCTTGAGGAACTGCGTGCGGCCCTGACGGAACAGGGCCTGTCCGTCTCGGTTGCAGGGCTGCACCGCTTCTTCGTGCGCCGGGGCATGACGCGCAAAAAAAGACGGG GGCATGCCAGCGAGCAAGACCGACCCGAAATCCTGAAGCAGCGTCGCGACTGGTTCGAAGGCCAGATCGATCTGGAGCCCGAACGTCTCGTCTTCATCGACGAAACCTGGACGGCGACGAACATGACCCGCAGCCATGGGCGCTGCCCCAAAGGCGAGCGGCTGCGGATGGGCTACCCGCATGGCCATCGCAAGACCACCACGCTGGTCGCGGGGCTGCGAATGACCGGCATGATCGCGCCGATGGTGCTCGACGGCCCAATCAACGGGGACTGGTTCGAAGCCTATGTCGCCCAGGTGCTGGTGCCGCAATTGCGTCCCGGCGACGTGGTCATCATGGACAACTTGTCGAGCCACAAACGCGCCTCGGTGCGCGAGCGGATCGAGAACGCGGGCGCGACCCTGCGTTTCCTGCCGCCCTACAGCCCCGACTTCAACCCCATCGAAAAAGCCTTCTCCCGCCTCAAGGCCATGCTCCGCAAAATCGGCGAGCGAACCGTCAGCGGCCTCTGGAACCAGATCGCCACGCTCGTCGACATCTTCCTCCCCAACGAATGCGCCAACTACTTCAGCTCCTGCGGATACGATCCAGAATGA
- a CDS encoding IS630 family transposase (programmed frameshift), whose amino-acid sequence MGTCRSEDLRARVVAAVAAGSSRRAAAARFSVSVSSAIRWTARAAVEGTPAARRQGRPAGKGPLSDHREYLVAAVEATPDLTMPELAARLLAERGAVAAEASISRLLCRAGFTYKKTLMASECARADVAERRRIWIDERQPAMRQEPGRLVFIDETSVNTKMTRLRGRARRGKRLKASAPFGKWGTQTFIAGLRHDGLTAPWVIPGAMDRQAFNTYIETQLAPTLQPGDVVILDNLSVHKSAHAEAVVRQRGAWMLFLPQYSPDLNPIEMAFSKLKALLRKAAARTFDALIDAIGDICQLYPPDECQNYFKAAGYGSN is encoded by the exons ATGGGGACATGTCGATCGGAAGATTTACGGGCTCGGGTAGTAGCGGCGGTAGCGGCTGGGAGTTCGCGGCGGGCGGCGGCGGCGCGGTTTTCGGTGAGTGTGAGTTCTGCGATACGCTGGACGGCCCGGGCTGCTGTTGAAGGGACGCCTGCTGCGCGTCGGCAGGGTCGTCCTGCGGGCAAGGGGCCGCTATCGGATCACCGGGAGTATCTGGTGGCAGCGGTCGAAGCGACGCCTGATCTGACGATGCCGGAATTGGCGGCGCGGCTCCTGGCCGAGCGCGGAGCGGTGGCGGCCGAGGCCTCGATCTCGCGGCTGCTCTGCCGCGCGGGCTTCACATATAAAAAAACA CTGATGGCGTCGGAATGCGCGCGCGCTGACGTCGCCGAGCGCCGTCGGATCTGGATCGACGAGCGCCAGCCCGCCATGCGCCAGGAGCCGGGCCGGCTGGTGTTCATCGACGAGACGTCGGTCAACACCAAGATGACCCGGCTGCGCGGGCGGGCCAGGCGGGGCAAGCGTCTGAAGGCCAGCGCTCCGTTCGGCAAATGGGGTACGCAGACCTTCATTGCCGGCCTTCGTCACGATGGGCTGACCGCGCCGTGGGTAATTCCCGGCGCGATGGATCGCCAAGCCTTCAACACCTACATCGAGACCCAACTCGCGCCGACATTGCAACCAGGCGACGTTGTCATCCTCGACAACCTGTCGGTGCATAAAAGTGCACATGCCGAGGCCGTTGTCCGACAGCGAGGTGCGTGGATGCTCTTCCTGCCCCAATACTCCCCCGATCTGAACCCGATTGAGATGGCCTTCTCAAAACTCAAAGCCCTGCTGCGAAAAGCCGCGGCCCGAACCTTCGATGCCCTGATCGACGCCATCGGTGATATCTGCCAACTCTACCCTCCCGACGAATGCCAAAACTACTTCAAGGCAGCAGGGTATGGGTCAAATTAA
- a CDS encoding site-specific integrase produces MAEAPAAASPLRRRMIDDMSLRNLSPATQRSYLHAVTKFSRYFGRSPDRLGLEDVRAFQVYLVSQGISWPALNQAVCALRFFYGVTLDRAEIPERIVYARTPRKLPDILSADEVVRFLEAVPSLKARTALTTAYAAGLRASEAVSLKVADIDSDRMLIQVRHGKGAKDRTIMLSPQLLEILRTYWRLARPEGWLFPGRGDKPIDVQVLHSACRSATKAAGLVKRVSVHTLRHSFATHLLEGRVDIRIIQVLWGTTVCRRPRATRMRQQARSWGRRAPSIA; encoded by the coding sequence ATGGCTGAAGCCCCGGCAGCGGCGAGCCCGCTGCGTCGTCGCATGATCGACGACATGAGCTTGCGCAACCTGTCGCCCGCGACACAACGATCCTATCTTCATGCGGTAACGAAGTTCAGCCGTTATTTCGGCCGGTCGCCGGATCGGCTGGGGCTGGAGGATGTCCGCGCCTTCCAAGTCTATCTGGTGTCGCAGGGCATTTCCTGGCCGGCGCTGAACCAGGCAGTCTGCGCGCTACGCTTCTTCTACGGCGTGACACTCGACCGGGCGGAGATCCCGGAGCGGATCGTCTATGCGCGCACGCCGCGCAAGTTGCCCGATATCCTGAGCGCCGACGAGGTGGTGCGCTTCCTGGAAGCGGTGCCGTCGCTGAAGGCGCGCACCGCGCTGACGACCGCTTATGCTGCTGGATTGCGCGCCTCGGAGGCGGTGAGCCTCAAGGTGGCGGATATCGATAGCGACCGGATGCTGATCCAGGTCCGCCATGGCAAGGGCGCCAAGGATCGCACGATCATGCTGTCGCCGCAGCTGCTCGAGATCTTGCGGACCTATTGGCGACTGGCCCGCCCGGAGGGCTGGCTGTTTCCCGGGCGCGGCGACAAGCCGATCGACGTGCAGGTCCTTCACTCGGCCTGCCGTTCCGCGACCAAGGCGGCGGGCCTGGTCAAGCGGGTGAGCGTGCACACGCTACGCCACAGTTTTGCGACCCATCTGCTCGAAGGCCGCGTCGATATCCGGATCATCCAGGTGCTCTGGGGCACAACAGTCTGTCGACGACCGCGCGCTACACGCATGCGGCAACAAGCACGATCGTGGGGACGCAGAGCCCCTTCGATCGCCTGA
- a CDS encoding TetR/AcrR family transcriptional regulator — protein MKPNVPTGSAAPAEPTGGDMPPSAGARVYRKSAKREETQRRNREAMEAAAWQIFATKGLDATTARDIIAASGVSPGTFYNYYGTVETIFDVVLSRVVQEVSTVTAAARARSSTLEEMLHLSNRAFLERISSTPLAREFFERNQHHIRISLYAGKTAARLHEDMRADIMRMIPHAQLSPGEEKLVTTLIFSSGLEALFLMASGQASDTGSTSRFITQLTLRGLNQWTESALQADRQAPTPLVT, from the coding sequence ATGAAACCCAATGTTCCCACTGGCAGCGCCGCACCTGCCGAACCCACTGGCGGCGACATGCCCCCGTCGGCGGGCGCCCGCGTCTATCGCAAATCGGCCAAGCGCGAGGAGACGCAGCGGCGCAATCGCGAGGCGATGGAGGCCGCTGCCTGGCAGATCTTCGCCACCAAGGGTCTGGACGCGACCACGGCCCGCGACATCATCGCCGCGAGCGGGGTGTCGCCGGGCACATTCTACAACTATTACGGCACTGTGGAGACTATCTTCGATGTAGTTCTATCCCGCGTGGTCCAGGAGGTGAGCACCGTGACCGCGGCGGCACGCGCGCGCAGCAGCACGCTGGAGGAGATGCTGCACCTTTCGAACCGCGCCTTCCTGGAGCGCATATCGTCCACGCCGCTTGCGCGCGAGTTCTTCGAACGCAATCAGCATCATATCCGCATCAGCCTCTATGCAGGCAAGACGGCTGCAAGACTTCACGAGGACATGCGGGCCGATATCATGCGCATGATACCACACGCTCAACTTTCGCCTGGCGAGGAGAAGTTGGTGACCACCCTGATCTTTTCCAGCGGACTAGAGGCTTTGTTCCTGATGGCCTCCGGGCAGGCAAGCGATACAGGATCGACCAGCCGTTTCATCACGCAACTCACGCTGCGCGGCTTAAATCAGTGGACTGAAAGCGCATTACAGGCGGATCGGCAAGCCCCCACCCCACTTGTGACATGA
- a CDS encoding 3-hydroxyacyl-CoA dehydrogenase, which produces MSEAEGTSPVGTVLVAGGGILGSQIAFQTAFHGFRVTLYDIDDAAIARARQSCAGLKQAYATDMGADDAAIEATLGRIAFTDALGDAARDAHLVIEAIPESIDIKKAFYNQLAALAPANTIFASNSSTFVPSQLAEFTGRAERYLHLHFSNRIWKHNTAEIMGSPATSPDVFDTVTVFARRIGMVPLPLHREHPGYIGNALLVPLLTAALDLVAHGVADVQSIDRNWMINRETPLGPFAMLDNIGMRTAQQIAQNQHKNEPSARTATVLDYIDGMIASGKLGAAAGEGFYRYPDPAYARPDFLC; this is translated from the coding sequence ATGTCAGAGGCAGAAGGAACATCGCCGGTCGGCACCGTTCTGGTGGCGGGCGGCGGCATTCTCGGCTCGCAGATCGCGTTCCAGACGGCGTTCCACGGGTTTCGCGTCACGCTGTACGATATCGACGATGCCGCGATCGCCCGTGCGCGGCAGAGCTGCGCGGGCCTGAAGCAGGCCTATGCCACCGACATGGGCGCCGATGATGCCGCGATCGAGGCGACGCTGGGCCGGATCGCCTTCACTGATGCCCTGGGCGACGCCGCCCGCGACGCCCATCTGGTCATCGAGGCGATCCCCGAAAGCATCGATATCAAAAAGGCGTTCTACAACCAGCTTGCGGCGCTCGCGCCCGCCAATACCATCTTCGCCAGCAATTCGTCGACCTTCGTGCCGAGCCAATTGGCGGAATTCACGGGCCGCGCCGAGCGCTATCTCCACCTCCATTTCTCCAACCGGATCTGGAAGCACAATACGGCCGAGATCATGGGCAGTCCGGCGACCAGCCCCGACGTGTTCGACACGGTCACGGTGTTTGCGCGGCGGATCGGCATGGTGCCGCTCCCGCTGCACCGCGAGCATCCGGGCTATATCGGCAACGCGCTGCTCGTGCCGCTGCTCACCGCCGCGCTCGATCTGGTCGCGCACGGCGTTGCCGATGTGCAGTCGATCGACAGGAACTGGATGATAAACCGGGAGACGCCGCTCGGCCCGTTCGCGATGCTCGATAATATCGGCATGCGAACGGCGCAGCAGATCGCCCAAAACCAACATAAAAATGAGCCGTCGGCGCGAACTGCCACGGTGCTCGACTATATTGATGGCATGATCGCATCCGGCAAACTCGGCGCCGCTGCGGGAGAGGGATTCTACCGCTATCCCGACCCTGCCTATGCGCGCCCCGATTTCCTGTGCTGA